In one Poecilia reticulata strain Guanapo linkage group LG8, Guppy_female_1.0+MT, whole genome shotgun sequence genomic region, the following are encoded:
- the psmg3 gene encoding proteasome assembly chaperone 3: MAEPIIKSRQAQKEVNGISTEVVCTQFSNYIFVVLTQYGKIGTLISVTPDSRSNDISTPTFSTKVLLGKDEPLTHVCAKNLATFISLEAGNRPVLLGLALKDSSIDTIREIKEIIKSCKVW; this comes from the exons ATGGCTGAGCCCATCATCAAATCGAGACAAGCACAAAAAGAAGTGAATGGGATCTCAACAGAAGTCGTCTGCACACAGTTCAGTAATTACATATTTGTGGTCCTTACCCAGTACGGCAAAATCGGGACATTGATTTCGGTCACACCTGACTCCCGATCTAATGATATCAGCACCCCGACGTTCTCCACTAAAGTGCTGCTGGGCAAAGATGAG CCTTTGACTCATGTCTGTGCTAAAAACCTGGCCACGTTCATATCCCTTGAAGCTGGAAACAGGCCTGTCTTACTGGGACTGGCCCTGAAGGATTCYTCCATAGACACAATACGAGAAATCAAAGAGATCATCAAAAGCTGCAAAGTGTGGTAG